The Sylvia atricapilla isolate bSylAtr1 chromosome 12, bSylAtr1.pri, whole genome shotgun sequence genome has a segment encoding these proteins:
- the TAT gene encoding tyrosine aminotransferase isoform X1 produces the protein MDSYLIHVNGHGDHAPMLDVNLKNTGNIISPGKVKSRKPRWAVRASEMSKKTFNPVRAIVDSMKVEPNPKKAMISLSLGDPTVFGNLPTNDEVTRAVKEVLDSGQYNGYAPSVGYQSCREAVATYYNCPEAPLKAQDVILTSGCSQAIELALAVLANPGQNILVPRPGFSLYKTLALSMGIEVKLYNLLPEKAWEIDLEHLESLVDEKTACLIVNNPSNPCGSVFSKSHLQEILAVASRQCLPILADEIYGDMVFADCKYEPIATLSTNVPILSCGGLAKRWLVPGWRMGWILIHDRRDIFGKEIRDGLVRLSQRILGPCTIVQGALERILHRTPPEFYHNTLSILKSNADLCYAALAAIPGLQPVRPAGAMYLMVEIEMEHFPEFENDVEFTERLISEQSVFCLPATCFEYPNFFRVVITVPEEMILEACGRIQEFCEMHYQGADGAQDLECDK, from the exons ATGGACTCATACCTGATCCACGTGAATGGCCATGGAGATCATGCCCCTATGTTAGATGTTAATCTCAAGAACACTGGGAACATCATATCACCAGGGAAGGTGAAGAGTCGGAAGCCAAGATGGGCTGTGAGGGCTTCTGAAATGTCAAAGAAAACTTTCAATCCTGTCCGAGCCATCGTAGACAGCATGAAGGTGGAACCCAACCCAAAGAAAGCCATGATCTCCTTGTCCTTAG GAGACCCGACGGTCTTTGGAAACCTTCCCACAAATGATGAGGTCACACGGGCTGTGAAGGAGGTTTTGGACTCAGGACAGTACAATGGTTATGCTCCATCTGTTG GCTACCAGTCCTGCCGGGAAGCTGTGGCTACATACTACAACTGCCCAGAGGCACCACTGAAGGCCCAG GATGTCATCTTAACAagtggctgcagccaggccatAGAGCttgccttggcagtgctggcaaaCCCAGGCCAGAACATCCTGGTGCCACGGCCTGGCTTCTCCCTCTACAAGACTCTCGCATTATCTATGGGGATAGAGGTCAAACTCTATAACCTCTTG CCAGAGAAGGCCTGGGAAATTGATTTGGAACACTTGGAGTCTTTGGTGGATGAGAAAACAGCTTGCCTCATTGTGAACAACCCATCAAACCCCTGTGGCTCTGTTTTCAGCAAGAGCCACCTCCAGGAGATCCTGGCCG TGGCATCAAGACAGTGTTTGCCCATCCTGGCTGATGAGATCTATGGAGACATG GTGTTTGCTGACTGCAAGTATGAGCCCATTGCAACTCTCAGCACCAATGTGCCAATCTTGTCCTGTGGTGGCTTGGCAAAGCGATGGCTAGTCCCTGGCTGGCGGATGGGCTGGATCCTAATTCATGACAGGAGAGACATCTTTGGTAAAGAG ATCAGGGATGGCCTTGTAAGACTGAGTCAAAGGATCCTAGGACCCTGTACAATTGTCCAAGGAGCACTGGAGCGTATCTTGCACCGCACACCACCTGAGTTCTACCACAACACTCTAAGCATCCTCAAG tctaATGCTGACCTTTGTTATGCTGCCTTAGCAGCTATCCCTGGCCTTCAGCCTGTCAGGCCTGCTGGAGCCATGTACCTGATG GTTGAGATTGAGATGGAGCATTTTCCAGAGTTTGAAAATGATGTGGAGTTCACTGAGCGACTCATCTCGGAGCAGTCTGTGTTCTGCTTGCCAGCCACG tgcTTTGAGTACCCAAACTTCTTTCGCGTAGTGATCACTGTGCCTGAGGAGATGATCTTGGAGGCCTGCGGTCGCATTCAGGAGTTCTGTGAGATGCACTACCAGGGTGCTGATGGGGCCCAGGATCTGGAGTGTGACAAGTAG
- the TAT gene encoding tyrosine aminotransferase isoform X2, which translates to MDSYLIHVNGHGDHAPMLDVNLKNTGNIISPGKVKSRKPRWAVRASEMSKKTFNPVRAIVDSMKVEPNPKKAMISLSLGDPTVFGNLPTNDEVTRAVKEVLDSGQYNGYAPSVGYQSCREAVATYYNCPEAPLKAQDVILTSGCSQAIELALAVLANPGQNILVPRPGFSLYKTLALSMGIEVKLYNLLPEKAWEIDLEHLESLVDEKTACLIVNNPSNPCGSVFSKSHLQEILAVASRQCLPILADEIYGDMVFADCKYEPIATLSTNVPILSCGGLAKRWLVPGWRMGWILIHDRRDIFGKEVEIEMEHFPEFENDVEFTERLISEQSVFCLPATCFEYPNFFRVVITVPEEMILEACGRIQEFCEMHYQGADGAQDLECDK; encoded by the exons ATGGACTCATACCTGATCCACGTGAATGGCCATGGAGATCATGCCCCTATGTTAGATGTTAATCTCAAGAACACTGGGAACATCATATCACCAGGGAAGGTGAAGAGTCGGAAGCCAAGATGGGCTGTGAGGGCTTCTGAAATGTCAAAGAAAACTTTCAATCCTGTCCGAGCCATCGTAGACAGCATGAAGGTGGAACCCAACCCAAAGAAAGCCATGATCTCCTTGTCCTTAG GAGACCCGACGGTCTTTGGAAACCTTCCCACAAATGATGAGGTCACACGGGCTGTGAAGGAGGTTTTGGACTCAGGACAGTACAATGGTTATGCTCCATCTGTTG GCTACCAGTCCTGCCGGGAAGCTGTGGCTACATACTACAACTGCCCAGAGGCACCACTGAAGGCCCAG GATGTCATCTTAACAagtggctgcagccaggccatAGAGCttgccttggcagtgctggcaaaCCCAGGCCAGAACATCCTGGTGCCACGGCCTGGCTTCTCCCTCTACAAGACTCTCGCATTATCTATGGGGATAGAGGTCAAACTCTATAACCTCTTG CCAGAGAAGGCCTGGGAAATTGATTTGGAACACTTGGAGTCTTTGGTGGATGAGAAAACAGCTTGCCTCATTGTGAACAACCCATCAAACCCCTGTGGCTCTGTTTTCAGCAAGAGCCACCTCCAGGAGATCCTGGCCG TGGCATCAAGACAGTGTTTGCCCATCCTGGCTGATGAGATCTATGGAGACATG GTGTTTGCTGACTGCAAGTATGAGCCCATTGCAACTCTCAGCACCAATGTGCCAATCTTGTCCTGTGGTGGCTTGGCAAAGCGATGGCTAGTCCCTGGCTGGCGGATGGGCTGGATCCTAATTCATGACAGGAGAGACATCTTTGGTAAAGAG GTTGAGATTGAGATGGAGCATTTTCCAGAGTTTGAAAATGATGTGGAGTTCACTGAGCGACTCATCTCGGAGCAGTCTGTGTTCTGCTTGCCAGCCACG tgcTTTGAGTACCCAAACTTCTTTCGCGTAGTGATCACTGTGCCTGAGGAGATGATCTTGGAGGCCTGCGGTCGCATTCAGGAGTTCTGTGAGATGCACTACCAGGGTGCTGATGGGGCCCAGGATCTGGAGTGTGACAAGTAG